A genomic window from Cytobacillus suaedae includes:
- a CDS encoding dipeptide ABC transporter ATP-binding protein, with translation MSKKALLEVKNLKQYFPIKGGVFGRTVNHVKAVDDVTFTVYEGETVSIVGESGCGKSTTGRAILRLDDPYAGEVNFEGQNLVNLSKSKMRKKRKDLQIIFQDPYASLNPRQTVSQILEEALAIQNVVPANERRQKIVDLLETVGIGAHQIDRHPHEFSGGQRQRIGIARALSVNPKLVICDEAVSALDVSIQAQVLNLLKDLQRKFSLTYLFISHDLGVVRHISDRIIVMYLGKIVEIGDKKSLFENPQHPYTRALLSAIPSTNLDEKKERIILKGDVPSPINPPAGCRFHTRCPFAMDRCASEEPVLHSVPGKEHQAACHLIEEGPVDFSTLTSNY, from the coding sequence ATGAGTAAAAAAGCTTTGTTAGAAGTTAAAAATCTAAAACAATACTTCCCTATTAAAGGTGGAGTTTTCGGACGTACAGTAAATCATGTAAAAGCGGTTGATGATGTAACCTTCACAGTTTATGAAGGAGAAACAGTTAGTATCGTAGGTGAATCTGGTTGTGGTAAATCAACAACAGGTCGTGCGATTCTTCGTCTTGATGACCCGTATGCTGGTGAGGTTAATTTTGAAGGTCAAAATCTAGTTAACCTTAGTAAATCAAAAATGAGGAAAAAACGTAAGGATCTACAAATCATTTTCCAAGATCCGTACGCGTCACTTAATCCTCGTCAAACAGTTAGTCAAATTTTAGAAGAAGCCCTTGCTATTCAAAATGTAGTTCCGGCAAATGAAAGACGCCAAAAGATTGTTGATTTATTAGAAACAGTTGGTATCGGAGCACACCAAATTGACCGTCACCCACATGAATTCAGTGGTGGTCAGCGTCAACGTATCGGTATTGCTCGTGCCCTTTCTGTTAATCCAAAGCTTGTTATTTGTGACGAGGCTGTTTCTGCTCTTGACGTATCAATTCAAGCTCAGGTTCTGAATTTGTTAAAGGATTTACAGCGTAAATTTAGCTTAACATATCTGTTTATCTCACATGACCTTGGGGTTGTCCGTCATATCTCTGACCGCATCATTGTTATGTATCTTGGTAAAATTGTTGAGATCGGTGATAAGAAGTCCTTATTCGAAAATCCTCAGCATCCTTATACAAGAGCGTTATTATCAGCAATTCCAAGTACGAACCTGGATGAGAAAAAGGAGCGAATTATCCTAAAAGGTGATGTTCCTTCTCCTATCAATCCACCAGCTGGCTGCCGCTTCCATACTCGCTGCCCATTCGCAATGGATCGTTGTGCATCTGAAGAGCCTGTTCTTCACAGCGTACCAGGCAAAGAGCATCAAGCAGCATGCCACTTAATTGAAGAAGGTCCAGTTGATTTTTCAACTCTTACTTCTAATTATTAA
- a CDS encoding ABC transporter ATP-binding protein, which yields MTELNKNLILEVKGLRTSFFTDEGEVKAVDGVDFAIEKGKTIGIVGESGSGKSITSLSILRLLEEGVGKIVGGEVIFKGENLLNKSKKEMRNIRGNNISMIFQEPMTSLNPTLTCGEQIAESIRIHQKLGRKEAWVKAVDALRLVGIPSPESRAKQYPFELSGGMRQRVMIAIALACNPELLIADEPTTALDVTIQAQILDLIKNLQQELGTSLMIITHDLGVVAEMCDKVAVMYCGKVVEYADVKTIFKDPKHPYTIGLLNSVPKHDQDLEGDLAVIEGSVPSPFNLPQGCRFAPRCPYAREICHSQLPELVTAEDGDQVRCWIHTEQWDKVEEVAGKR from the coding sequence ATGACTGAATTAAATAAAAATCTTATTTTAGAGGTAAAAGGTTTACGTACCTCATTCTTCACAGATGAAGGCGAAGTAAAGGCTGTTGATGGCGTTGATTTTGCAATCGAAAAAGGAAAAACAATCGGAATTGTTGGGGAGTCTGGATCTGGTAAAAGTATTACCTCTCTTTCCATCCTTCGTCTTCTAGAAGAAGGTGTTGGTAAGATTGTTGGTGGAGAAGTCATCTTTAAAGGTGAAAATCTATTAAATAAATCAAAGAAAGAAATGAGAAATATCCGTGGTAACAATATTTCTATGATATTCCAGGAGCCAATGACTTCCTTAAATCCTACGTTAACCTGTGGTGAGCAAATTGCTGAATCGATTCGTATTCACCAAAAGCTAGGTAGAAAAGAAGCTTGGGTTAAAGCAGTTGATGCGTTGCGCCTAGTTGGAATTCCTTCACCTGAAAGTCGCGCAAAGCAATATCCATTTGAGCTATCAGGTGGTATGCGTCAGCGTGTTATGATTGCCATTGCCTTAGCCTGTAATCCTGAACTACTAATCGCAGATGAGCCAACAACGGCACTTGATGTTACAATTCAGGCTCAAATACTAGATTTAATTAAAAACCTACAACAGGAGCTCGGTACTTCATTAATGATCATCACCCATGACCTTGGGGTTGTAGCAGAAATGTGTGACAAGGTTGCTGTTATGTATTGCGGAAAAGTGGTAGAGTATGCGGATGTAAAAACGATTTTTAAAGATCCTAAACATCCATACACTATTGGTCTATTAAACTCTGTACCTAAACATGACCAAGACTTAGAAGGAGATCTGGCAGTTATTGAAGGCTCAGTTCCGAGTCCTTTTAACCTTCCACAGGGCTGTAGATTTGCTCCACGTTGTCCTTATGCTAGAGAAATCTGTCACTCCCAATTACCAGAATTAGTTACAGCTGAAGACGGAGATCAAGTTCGTTGCTGGATTCATACAGAACAATGGGATAAGGTAGAGGAGGTCGCAGGTAAACGATGA
- a CDS encoding ABC transporter permease, translating to MLIYMVRRLLQTIPVMIGVTLAVFLMMHLIPGDPAQIMAGENADPEQVEQMRKNLGLDDPLHVQYFRYVANAVQGDLGESIRTKRDVTEEIFTNRFWITVQLAVIGTALSVLLGLVAGIISATRKYTFADVSIMIVALFGLSMPNFWLGIMLIYLFSVNLGVLPVAGWGSFEQMILPAITLGTGGAAIIARMTRSSMLEVINQDYIRTAYAKGVSDKLVIYKHALRNALIPVVTVVGLQFGGLLGGAIVTETVFAINGLGRLIIDSIRAHDFPMVQGTILVCAVLFVFVNFLVDITYRLVNKRIDLN from the coding sequence ATGTTGATTTATATGGTTCGAAGACTACTTCAAACAATTCCCGTAATGATCGGGGTTACATTAGCAGTATTTTTAATGATGCACTTAATTCCTGGGGATCCCGCACAGATTATGGCAGGTGAAAACGCGGATCCTGAACAGGTTGAACAAATGCGTAAAAACCTTGGCCTTGATGATCCACTACATGTTCAATATTTCCGCTATGTTGCTAATGCTGTCCAAGGTGACCTTGGAGAATCAATCAGAACTAAACGTGATGTTACAGAAGAAATTTTCACAAATCGTTTCTGGATAACAGTTCAATTAGCAGTTATCGGTACAGCTTTATCCGTACTACTTGGTTTAGTAGCAGGTATTATCTCAGCTACTAGAAAATATACCTTTGCGGATGTATCAATCATGATTGTAGCTCTATTCGGGTTATCGATGCCAAACTTCTGGTTAGGGATCATGTTGATTTATTTATTCTCTGTAAATCTAGGCGTCTTACCAGTAGCCGGCTGGGGAAGCTTTGAGCAAATGATTCTTCCTGCTATCACATTAGGAACGGGTGGAGCGGCGATTATTGCTCGTATGACTCGCTCAAGTATGTTAGAAGTTATTAACCAAGATTATATTCGTACTGCTTATGCTAAAGGGGTAAGCGATAAACTAGTTATCTACAAGCACGCACTTCGTAATGCATTAATCCCTGTTGTAACAGTTGTTGGTTTACAATTCGGAGGTTTACTAGGTGGAGCAATCGTTACTGAAACAGTATTCGCGATTAACGGTTTAGGTCGTCTAATTATTGACTCTATTCGTGCACATGACTTCCCAATGGTACAAGGAACAATTCTTGTATGTGCTGTTCTGTTTGTATTTGTTAACTTCCTTGTTGATATTACGTACCGCTTAGTAAATAAACGTATTGATTTGAACTAG
- a CDS encoding ABC transporter permease subunit: MSQPQLQPATGTPVKVQNTNVTAWKAFYKKLSKNKAALVGACIVMVFVILAIFAPLLAPHDHIMPVMSKKLETPSAEHWLGTDDKGRDILSRLLYGSRISLTVGVLSTLLGAFVGIIMGIVAGYYGRWIDSLIMRICDVLLAFPGILLALAIVAILGASTTNVIIAVAFFAVPTFARIVRGSTLGVKKLEYIDAIKAMGASDFRIIFKHILPNIVSPIIVQATLYIASAIITASALSFLGMGTKPPTPEWGTMLSDGRSYIAQAPHLTLFPGLTILLVVIGFNLFGDGLRDALDPKSKR; this comes from the coding sequence ATGAGTCAACCACAACTTCAACCCGCAACAGGCACTCCTGTTAAAGTTCAAAACACAAACGTAACAGCTTGGAAAGCTTTTTATAAGAAGCTTTCGAAAAATAAAGCTGCATTGGTAGGAGCCTGTATCGTAATGGTATTTGTTATCCTAGCTATATTTGCTCCTTTATTAGCACCACATGATCATATCATGCCTGTAATGAGCAAAAAGCTTGAAACACCATCAGCAGAACATTGGTTAGGGACAGATGATAAAGGGAGGGATATTTTAAGCCGCCTACTTTACGGATCTAGAATATCTTTAACTGTAGGTGTTTTATCTACATTATTAGGAGCCTTTGTTGGTATCATCATGGGAATTGTAGCTGGCTATTATGGTAGATGGATAGATTCATTAATTATGAGAATTTGTGATGTATTACTTGCATTCCCTGGTATCCTATTAGCTCTTGCGATCGTAGCAATCTTAGGTGCAAGTACAACAAATGTTATCATCGCTGTTGCTTTCTTTGCGGTACCAACATTTGCACGTATTGTTCGAGGATCGACTCTAGGTGTTAAAAAGTTAGAATATATTGATGCAATTAAAGCAATGGGAGCAAGTGATTTCCGAATTATATTCAAACATATACTTCCAAACATTGTTTCACCAATTATCGTACAAGCCACTCTTTATATCGCGTCAGCAATTATTACAGCAAGTGCTCTTTCCTTCCTTGGGATGGGAACTAAACCACCTACACCTGAATGGGGTACCATGCTAAGTGACGGCCGTTCGTATATTGCCCAAGCACCACACTTAACTCTATTCCCGGGGTTAACGATTTTACTTGTAGTAATTGGATTTAACTTATTTGGCGATGGTTTACGAGATGCGCTTGATCCTAAATCTAAGAGATAA
- a CDS encoding glutathione ABC transporter substrate-binding protein: protein MKLTKNFFLLLVLAFVFALAACSGSGDKATDKPADSKDSTDAPASESGGELVYVSGSDAPTLDPHGSNDTATTTATSQIFETLTTYAADGSVVPLLATEFKSVDETTWEFKLREGVKFHDGTDFNADAVKLSIERIIDPEFASPRAVVLNMITEVVVVDPLTVHVKTAFPFAPLPAHLAHNAGSIVAPSSIEEERSGGKKVDENPIGTGPFKFDSWNRGAEIVFVKNENYWGELAKVDRVVLKNVPEQATRVAMLETGEAHVMLVGASDVERVEAMPGIEIDKVRGTRMDYLGFNMQKAPFDNLKVRQAIAMAINKDDIVNGVLDGQGVEAVGPLAPTVVGNYQGLTPLPFDVEAAKALLAEAGFADGFKTTLMVNEGNKERADIAELIQAQLMPLGIEVDIQIIEWGTFLEKTAAGEQELFILGWTTVTGDADYGLYALFHSKNFGSTGNRSFYKNERVDELLDLARQNPDQDARNEAYKEISEILVEEVPMAYLQHPDFNHGMNGIEGLFVNFSGTPFFKEVSLK from the coding sequence ATGAAGCTTACAAAAAATTTCTTTCTACTACTAGTACTAGCTTTCGTATTTGCGTTAGCTGCTTGTAGTGGTAGCGGTGATAAAGCTACCGATAAACCAGCTGACTCAAAAGACTCAACTGATGCTCCAGCATCTGAAAGTGGCGGAGAGTTAGTATATGTATCTGGATCAGATGCACCAACTCTTGATCCACATGGTTCAAATGATACTGCAACAACTACTGCAACATCTCAAATTTTCGAAACATTAACTACGTATGCTGCTGATGGATCAGTTGTTCCATTACTAGCAACTGAGTTTAAAAGTGTAGATGAAACTACTTGGGAATTTAAATTACGTGAAGGCGTAAAATTCCATGATGGCACAGATTTCAATGCTGATGCTGTTAAATTATCTATCGAGCGTATTATTGATCCTGAATTTGCATCACCACGTGCAGTTGTACTTAACATGATCACTGAAGTGGTTGTTGTTGACCCATTAACAGTTCACGTTAAAACTGCATTCCCATTTGCTCCACTACCTGCTCACTTAGCACATAATGCAGGTTCAATCGTTGCTCCTTCTTCAATTGAAGAAGAGCGTAGTGGTGGTAAAAAAGTTGACGAAAACCCAATTGGTACTGGTCCATTCAAGTTTGATTCTTGGAACCGTGGTGCTGAAATCGTATTCGTTAAAAACGAAAACTACTGGGGAGAACTTGCAAAGGTTGACCGTGTAGTACTTAAGAACGTTCCTGAGCAAGCAACTCGTGTTGCAATGCTTGAAACTGGCGAAGCTCACGTAATGCTAGTTGGTGCTTCAGACGTTGAACGTGTAGAAGCTATGCCTGGTATTGAAATTGATAAAGTTCGTGGTACTCGTATGGACTACTTAGGTTTCAATATGCAAAAAGCTCCTTTTGACAACTTAAAAGTACGTCAAGCAATTGCTATGGCAATTAATAAAGATGACATCGTAAACGGTGTATTAGATGGTCAAGGTGTTGAAGCTGTAGGACCATTAGCTCCAACTGTAGTTGGTAACTACCAAGGCTTAACTCCACTTCCATTTGATGTTGAAGCTGCAAAAGCACTATTAGCTGAAGCTGGATTTGCAGATGGTTTTAAAACAACTCTAATGGTTAACGAAGGTAACAAAGAGCGTGCTGATATCGCTGAGTTAATTCAAGCTCAATTAATGCCACTTGGTATTGAAGTAGATATCCAAATCATCGAGTGGGGTACTTTCTTAGAGAAGACTGCTGCTGGTGAGCAAGAATTATTTATCCTTGGATGGACTACTGTAACTGGTGATGCTGACTACGGTCTATATGCATTATTCCATTCTAAGAACTTTGGTTCTACTGGTAACCGTTCATTCTACAAAAACGAAAGAGTTGATGAGCTTTTAGATCTTGCTCGTCAAAATCCTGACCAAGACGCTCGTAACGAAGCGTACAAAGAAATCTCTGAAATCCTTGTAGAAGAAGTGCCAATGGCATACCTACAACACCCTGACTTCAATCACGGTATGAATGGTATCGAAGGTTTATTTGTAAACTTCAGTGGAACTCCATTCTTCAAAGAAGTTAGCCTTAAATAA